The Pithys albifrons albifrons isolate INPA30051 chromosome 6, PitAlb_v1, whole genome shotgun sequence region GACAGAACTGAATTTCAAGTAATTCATGGCTTgatttgaaaagtattttaacaCTGATCTCACTATATGtgcagaatatttaaaattatagcCAGTAGAGGGAGTTGGGTGGATAACTAAATAGTGTCTTTCCCATCTCATTTCAGTAGTGCTATGCACACTTAACATTTCAAGTGtagttttctggttcagaaGTGATAACAGCAATATCTGCAGTTCTTGCCTTCTTTTCCACATGCATTTTAACATTTACATAACAGCAGAGAAGATGCTGTGGATAAGGTCAAATGGTAGTGATTTCTGTCTTCACCCActgcttgatttttattttttttttacttttatgtcatttcttcttcctcctttcctccaccAGTAGCACTCAATCACCTGGAAAAATATGTGATGCCATGTATTCCAGATAAAAGTaccccttttcttttctgtgcctGGCTGATATTAGTGATTTGGCCAAAGGTTGCATAACAATAGTCTATTTCAGGCTAATGCCTGGGACCAGCAGTGCACAAGCACAGGCGGTGAGAGGAGCTGTTTTGGGGTTCTCTCTTGGTCTTGGAGGGCACAGTCTTTTTGACATGTAAATAAAGTTGAAATATTTTAGTGTATTTATGatatgaaaatttattttctgcttgtgAGAGTTTCATGAGAATGTCACTTGAgaataattacattttcagctgtggggcagctgaAACAGGCCAGAAAAAGTTCTGTTTCCTATGACCATCCTCCTTGAGTGCCTGGCTTACTGGATATTGTTTcctaaatatattttgaatcTGTTTAAATGTGTGGGTTTGGTTCCTGAATCACGACTCAGTTCTTTTTGCTTCAAACAACATTAAACATTTATGTGTTTGCAGGCATAACTAGTATCATCACAGCTTTGACAGTTTTTGGGTAGTGATGTGATTTTTTACAGAAACATGGAAGATCTAATGTTAGTAAATGCATTGTTTCTATTTACAAGTTTATATATTCTGGTTTATAAGCCAAATTGCATCTGACCTTCCTGCCCAATTCCTCTCTCAAAAGGCAAACTAGCCCCTGCACATCTCCAAGTAGAGTACTGAAGGACACTCACTCCACCTGAGACCAAACTGTGGAGCTGTGCCTTCAGCCCAGATTAGTTCTGGGTCCTGCCGTGAACTACTGCAACCAGTGTGAAAAAACAGTCAGGGCCAAAAGCTCTCAGAAATGCAGAGGATGGTGTTGTCTCCTACAGTGTGTAGTGTTGGGCAAATGCTGCCTATTTGAGTATCAGGCAATTAATAAGGGCTGTTAATGGGATCCTGGGTTCTTCTGGGGCTGTTGAACTAGAATCAATTGGAGGATTTTAGATAGCAAATCACTTcccccaaaaataaaattttagacATAtgatattaatataaatatccTTAGCATTTCTAACAATACTCAGACATATTAGTTGGTTAGTAGTATTAATTGACTGTTcatgttttattattaaaaagttTCTTTTACTTGACTAGTTTGTCACACACTAATATGTTTGTTCAATCTTGTTTATGATGTCCTGTTTGATTTACTTCAGTTGTACtaactgttatttttatttttatttgcagtcaATACGCTGTTGAATGTTAAAttaagtgaaaatgaaaagggcgagtttgtttctgttcttgATTTACCGGGCGATGTACTCATCATACCACAAGCTACGCTAGGTGGTAAACCAAAGGGAAGAAAGATGCAGTACCATGCAaacattgaaaaagaaaaagggttgGAACTTTATTCTCAGTTTGTGTCTTTGTGTGAGAAAGAACTGGCTGCCAATGCCAAATGTGTGGAAGCAGGTGTTCGTGTCAAGCATGGCACATACGGAAACAGGCAGGTGTTAAAACTGGATACAAATGGACCTTACACTCATCTCattgaattttgaaaaaataaattctgtccCAGATACAGTACtagtggttgggtttttttttttacctcctaAGTATTAATATGCTTGAATACTTTAGGAGATACAATGTAAAAAGGGCTTTCACTCGTCTGTGCTGGTGTTGCCAATCCCATTGAATAGAATGCCTGAGACCACTTTGTTATAGTATGTTTTATGCTCATATGCATCTGAAGTGTGCTCAAAATAATTGTTACTATTGAACCACTAATTTGAAAGGTTTATTAACAAGCATAGGATAAGACAATCATTCCttaacaaaaaataatgaaaaaagtatTACATGTATAGCTTGAGTAAATGGTTTCTAGATTAAAAAAGGAATACTTTAGATGTACTTGTGTTCCCAAATTTCCTGAGTCAgtttttgcctttctgttttctaaCTATAAAATAGCAGTGCTTTCTAACTAACCAATATATCAAAAGCACAAATTCGCTGAAGTTTTAGTCTTTTAGAGAATAGGTACTAAATAAGAAAGTCCATCCTCCTCATCCAGAGTGTGTAGGTTTGGAGATTTAAGGTAGTACTGGACTGATCATGGGCTATGTAGGGTAGAACAAGTGAGGTGCATCTAGAAACCAGCAGTGCCACTGAATTGCTTTCTTGAAGTTTGCACTCTGAAATCTCTGATTTGTTTTGATAGGCTGCTTGCTATAGCTTGGTCTATGTCCCTGTTACTGCGGTCTTGCTGTCTACTCAATTCTTTCATAATAGACCCtcaggaaaagaacagaaacattcaaatgaaaacaaaaataaagttgGTACATTGTATGCAGCCATCTCGTTCCCTCTGCCCCTATTGCTTCCTTCCAGCATTTTGTCTGTTGAATCTGCCAGGCAGAGActagttttccttttaaagatgGTGTTGGTACATTTGGGACCCCATTCCCAGCTGACCCCCTATGCAGTGCTGTTACAAACATTATTAACAGGTGGTGTTAGGAAGATATAATGGAAATTCTCTCTTGTAAGGCAGTAAGAACAGCACAGCTACATTAAAGTGTGGCAAATTCAAAACTGATGTTCTTCATGTGAGTcagctttctctttttactGCAGCATTATGGCTTAGGAGGTTCCAAAGTGAAACTAGACATTTGTATGTGTTGCAGTAATTATCCAAAATTGCCATTTAAATAACAAATTATTCTGGAAAAGATGTAAACCTCATGGCTTGTAAGGATACCAGCCTATACCATCCTAAATTGTAGGTCAGTAGTTACAAATATGCTATCCTTATCTTTATATTTATCAAAAAAGCATTACTGAATGTGTAATCTACAGGTTCAAGTGATGTCatgagaattaattttttttaacagatacAAAGCTTGTAGTTTTGATAAGAGactaatgagatttttttcagattacaTAATATATGGTTAATAATTACGAAATGCATAAGGATGTAGAATTCCTGGCAACTGACACTCTCAGAGCTGAAAACAACTATTTACACAAATGGCCTCAAAATATTAGCTATTAGTCCCCAAATTACATGTTTATTCATTAATAATTAAAAGTCACGATAGACACAATATGAGTTATATTCTAAGCTCCTCTTAGCAACATTAAAATAAGATTGTCCTGATGTGAATAACTAACACAAATTCATTTTTATCTGTGGGcttgaaaaagcatttttattcctctttctgTTGGAGGTCAAATCCTAAAAAGTGCAGAGTAATACTTTTCACAGACCTTACAGAAATTGTGGGTATTTAATATGTCTCAAGATTTAATCCTCTGAGGTGCAATACAAAATCtgcagtttgaattttttttcctgtctccagAAAGATCTTTGGCAGCCTGGCAATTCATTCTCTGTATCAAGAACTCTGTGAGTTCCAAGAGGGATAGGCTTGAAAATGTTTAATGAAAAACAGACTTCAAACAAAATTCCATTTCATACTGATCTCTCAGATAAAGCACATAAAACCTAATATATGTATTTCAGAGGTTTATAGGACCAGACAGGACTCTGAAATTTCTGTAAAAAGGTGGATATTTTTGTATTACCTGCTGATTTCTGATTTGTGTAACCGTCTTGGAATACTGATTTCTGCCATCCTCTGCTCCAACGATTGGCAACTTGTTGAATGCTGTGCCCTTTGTACTTCTTTATTTATATCTACTATTGATTCACAATCCATTTACTGAAAGAAGCCATTTCTGAATAACATGCTGGACTGATGaaaaaattgattaaaaatactttttcaaagCCAAATGCTTACTTTTTTCTGCCATGAATATATGCTTTAAACAGATGACCTGACATTGCTTTAAATAGTTTCTATTCTATGACTAGACAAAAACTCAGATAATTACCCTGTTCTATACTTAGAGACTATCTATTAGAAGATGCTTAATATTCCTCACTTCCTTGAAAAAACCTATAAATTAAGGAGTCATCCTTATGCTATTATGCCTTTAATTCAATTGTCACACAGTAATCCCAGTATCAGGGTTTTGTGGCCTTGTTTGCAGCGTACACACCCAGTGAGCATGTGTGGACTATGAACTGGGCTCATAAAAACTTACAAATGAGTTCAAGTGTGATAGCCTGTTTTCTAGTCAGCAGTATTCCTGCTTCCTTTCCATGCCCTTTCTGGAATTTTTTACATCTGCTGCTACATACAGTATACACCATATGAATTTGCAAATATTACATATTAATTACATGCAAATATTAATCCAGAATTGGAAGTTAATAGATAACAGTGCTGCAACTGTATAGGTATTTCTAGTAACAGTCCACAGGCTTTGTCAAAGTGCTGCAAGACCTCAGGATGGAGGCTTATCACAGGTACTTTGTCTGAACTCTCCTCAGTCTTCTCAGAGTTTGGTTTTACTTGATTTTTCTAAGGACAGGAGACCATGGctgatttgttttgcttttgcattgTATGGTGTAGCCATAGGTGTTATATAGATACTAATAATAAGTAGTTATTCTGTGTAGAATTATATCTTTATGACCTAACATAATGTTACAGTGTACAGAACAGCATCAGCCTTGAGATAAGAAGACACTGATGGCAGTGTAAAACAGAGGCATGGGATGGTAAGAGCTGGGGCACAGACTGGCACTGGAGGCCCCAAGGCTATAAAAAACGTGCCAATGGTCAGTTAAAGAAATGCAATCTGGAGCTGGGCAAAGGggtaaaaaaagagaagaaggaatgAGTATGTAATgtaaacaaaaagcagaatacATAGTTGCAGGCcagtaaaaaaaatagcaaGCTGTAAAACTTTATtagaaaacatgcaaaaatagCTCCAGCTGAGAGCTATTTCCAAAAGAAGTAAAAGtaaaggaagaagaaaccaTGAACACCAACATCATACTCCTGCAGGCACAGGACTCCATATGCTGATAATTGACTGTGCTCCCTCTGCCAGACAGAAGCCACATGGAGGTGAAAGGGTAAGCATGACACCAGGAAAAGGGGTAAAGGTAGGTACTAGATAGTGCATGCATAACAATTTGAGCTGTAGTATTGAGACTTTCGGtacagcttttttatttttatttcccttctttttctgcaATAATTAGATCTAGACTGAAAATAATTGCTACGGTTGTAGTTATAATAAACTTGATGTGACTTTACATATAGTGTGGATTTCTTTTTGCCCATAGTGAGATTTTGTACATAACAGTTTCTGCAGACAGTTGCTTGCCCATGTTGCAATGGCAGCCACTTGATAGGCTGTTGGATTCTAGCCAGCCTTTGAGGTGCTTTTGAGGTCCTTCTGAGCCAGCTTTTGAGGTCCTTCTCAGTGCAGCTGTGATGTTTGATCTTATTTACCACAAAAGCTGCACAAAAGTTTCTTCATCATGGCTCACTGCAACCACTGTTCTTTAGCCCCTCTTTGAGAACAAGATCAGCTCCACATCTGCTTGGATTTATAAATATGATCTGGTGAACCTTAAGCTCACGTCTGAtataaaaacagcttttttaGGGAAGGAGGCATGAATCCTTTAAGCTTccattattttttacttttagttTCTCTTAGTCTCTGCCCTCTGGACTCCTTCAAACACACtatgtttttcttctggagCTGGAGTAGCAGTATGCCATGAAGAGCTAGAATGGCCTTCAGGCATTACCTGAGGTCTGCCACCAACCTCTGTTGTAACTGGCTTAATAAAGTCACAATTTTTAACTTTCTTAACTTCTTTGCATCTCAATTCTTATCTAATAAATGGGTATTCATTATTTTCCCAGTGGTTGATCCTTAAGACTATACCTTGAGCAAAGCAAAGACCATCATTCTATTTAGTGTGTTGCATTTCACAGTGGGACAGTAATGGACTGTCTGTACATCTACCAGCTGCTTCATACTAAAACTCAGGGTTGCAATTGGTGGACAAGAACAGAAAGCAGAGCTTCCTCCTTAACCTTTTTCTTGGGAAAACAGCATCCAAAATTTGAGACTGTCTCTCAAGAATTTAGTGAATTTGGTATTTcctatttattccttttttattttcttgaagcACCTTGAAAGCAACTCAAAATTTTGGAATCTCTACAAGATTCTGTTACCAGAAGTGCTGTGCAAATACAGTTGAGAAGTAAATGGTATATGTggacaaaagaaagaaacagcagaacAGCTTGGATAGTTTGAATGTattgcacattttctttttaaaccaaTGCTGTCCACTAGTTCAATTACTACCAGTGTGCAGCTTTGGGCAAAGCAATTTTCTGCTCCACTTTTTCCATCTGTGAGACAAAGAGAGAGTGAAAACAGGGGGAAAAGAGGTTTAAAACCACTGGGTTTTCCCCTTCACTAAAAGCAAAAAGTCACCTCTGATCCTCTTTTCCATCAGCAGGCAGTACACTTTCACCTCTCTTCATCTTTTTTGGAGCTACAGGAATTTGTCTTTCAGTACCTCCTACTTAAGCCTCTGCCTCACAAATGTGACTTGAGCTAATGTCCACAGAGCACTTGGAGTGCATCAATGAATGGTGTGATATCAGTACAAATAACACCCCATAGTATTTCTAAAGCAGGAATGATCCAGACAGcatggaaaagcaaataaatggcATTCCTGTTGTACTGTTCTAgtgcatatatttttatatatctcATTGCTCCGAATTTAAGATTGCCTTCTATTCACTTTAATTGTATTTACTGGTGTAAGTGCCACAATAGATGCCCTATTACTTTACTATGTATTAAAAATGTGCCAGTAAGGAGCTTAAGGCTCTTTAGATGTGCTCCATTAGGAAATAAATTGGTAGTGAAGGTTTTGGATTAGCAGTGAAAGCAAAAGGGTATTTAGCTGGCAGTCCATCCCTAGATCTACCTTTCTCATTTCCCACTTCCATTTTGATAGCTGTATCTAACATTATCTAGGCCTGCATAATacttttgtttacattttaggattaaaaataacagaactGTGTAATTGCTTGGCAGGAACTCAGGTCTTGCATTTTGTGGTAGTATAAAAAGCAACTGTGTTGGGAATAAAAGGAAATCTAGCAGtattatagcataaaataaaCCCCTACATATTATTTTAGGCATTAAATgtgtaaaaaaagaaagctttgtACCTAAGGCATCACAAAAGCTAGGACAGGATGTACTGGATTCTGTGTGCCTCCAGACGCAGCTACTGCAGGGAACTGAACGTTTCACTTTGGGAATAGAAACAGAGTTACTGTCTCAACTGAGGGAGCAGTGATGGGCAGGTATGGATGCTACAAGCTGCAGCAATTCTGGAATTGAACATGTTACAATGTTTACAGACAGATTAATTATCTACTCCGCTTAAAACCAAATGTAAATTGCCTGTAGCTGGTGGTATAACTGTTTACCCATTCAGAACTTAATTGTCTCACTCTGTACTTAAAAGGGTATGTTGACTGTATAACATAattgcaaagagaaaataaaacttataATTAATCTAAAGACATTCCATcttaatgattttaaaatatagtggaatttggttttgtttgctatGTAACCATTTGCTAATGTTACATTGGCTTCAAATCGGGCTCCTAGTCTTGTGATTCTTAGTCACGCGTGGACAGTCCCACTGAATTCAAAggaattcttttatttcttcctctagGGCCACTGAGGATTATAAGgctgaaagaaagagaatattTAGCTCAGAGGCATATATGACTGCACAGATATTCTGCTATGTCTGGAATTTGTACAGCAGAACTGATTCATGCTCTAAATCAGTCAACCTACTTTACCGAAATAGACTAATGAGAAGACTAATCAGTAGGTTTGTTTATTTCAATCATTTGCCAGTTGCTTATTTTGTTAAGTAATTTGCTATTGAAGCACAGTCAGGACTAATGGGGAAAGGGGAGATTGAATTAATGCACGGTGAATACATCTAACtgtcctatttttttttctggtttagaaCAAAATAGCATAAACTTGcataacagtatttttttaaaatttcagattagaaaagaggaatttcagattgaaaagatgaaaaaaatggcATGCGTAACTGCTGAAGTAGATGCCAATTTGAAATAGTGCATAGTTAACATTCTTTTGACTGCTTTATggaataaatcaaaataaaaaatcaaggTTAGCTGTAAATCCAATAAACACAGACCCCTATCCTCATGTAAGTCCTGCTGGCACAAAGCAACCCTGAAGCAACCCAGAGATGGAAGCAGTGTCATGCATCAGTATCCTTTGTTATTCCAATTGATTAATATCAGTTTAGCATTAACAAAGCATTACTTAGATCTGATAACATGTCCTGGGGAGCTGGGTAAGATAATTCTTGGAGAAAATTGAGCTAGACTTCTTAATGAGTGACATTTTGTCTTGCCTTATGCTCATGTAACATTCAGCATTATGAGCATTATGACATGGGTCCCTGCCTGCTACCACAACAGAGTGAATAACAGGCATAGTGACAAAAACAACAGCAATAGTATTCCAAAAACTATTCTAGATTTGGggttgcttgtttgtttctgagTTAAACATGATCAATTCTTCACAAATATAGCCAGGTCTTTCTATTACCTCAGGACTGTCAGCTAGAGCAGAGTTTGTTTATCTGGACTTCATTATGGAAAAAGTCCTAACACCAACAGTCTTTGAATATAAATTGTTCAGCTGAACTTTCTCACAAATGAGTTGCACATGTCTTTGTGAGTAGCAGCAACTCATCTCCTGGTCAAAAGTAGGTTAATTTAGCAAGTAGCTCTTTCCTGGGAGTGTACATTATTTTTTATACCAGAAGTTAACACCTTTACACCAGTGAGAGTTTGTAGATTTGATTTCTACAAAATATAATATGTAAATAGTTTCCCACTTCAGGTATGAggcattttatatttttcattgcCACATCCAttactagattttttttataaaagatCACTCATTGCATCTGTGCTTAGGTTTTTGTCACAGTCAGTTTAGTAAAAATGAAACCAATGTGTATGTATGGTAATACAGCCTGGTACTCGTGGCATCTATAGCACAATGTAATCAGGCAGTTCTGCATGTgctctttgaaatatttctcagtAGTATCTTCTGCATAACTGAATACAGATGTTCACAGTGGATTCCACTATATGTAAACTTTACATGTTGAACCTATTTGAAGATGAATGTACAAACTTCTGTAAGGGTTAGACACAATTTTGGCTTCTATGGTTGTGTGTCCCAGGCATTATTCCCTCCCGATGATGGTTTCCTCTCTACAACTGCATGAAGGAAGGTTGTAGCAAAGTGCGGCTTGGCACCTCCCAAGCAActaatgacaggacaagaggacagcCTCAAGCTGTGGAGATTCAGGTTGGAcaccaggaagaatttcttcatggaaagggttgttaaaCACTGGAATAGACTGCTCGGGAAGCTGCTGTAGCCACCATCAATGGAGGtcttcaagaaacaactggacatggcacttagtgctatggtcTAGTTGACCTAGTGGTGATCAATCAAagattggactcaatgatcttggaggtcttttccagccttaatgactctgtgattctgtttgtGCTTGTTGAAAGAAGGTAGTCCCAGAGAATGCAGTTTGTGGAGAAATATCTGGGTTCCAGATTCTGGATATGGCTGGGCTTCAGCTACAAAACCACAGTAAGattactgtttattttaaaactaaaaaattatTGAGAGATATATACTTTCCTCTTACTAAGACAGAACTTAAACTCTGATCACATaattcattaaagaaaattcCTCCAATGGAAATTTTCTCATGACCAGTGAATTTGTTTATGGAAATTTGGAAGCATGGAAGACATTCCCAATGATGTAGCAGCCTCTTCCACTTAGAGCACCTGGAATAAGTACCTAGGGAAATGAGGTGAAATTCCTAGAGGAGTTCCAGCTGACCCGGTCCGTAAGGCATAGAATGACTCCTCGACTTGGCCTACCATATAGATTTGAGGTCACAGTTTACACAGATGAAAACCAAGGGTAATAACTTTTGCAAATGTTGGGTTTGACAAGCGCTTGATATTCAGGGGTGTTCCTGTTACtgtcctgtgcagtgccaggggccCTCTCCGGAAGTACACCTGGGGATGCCTGTGGGGTGCAGTAGAAATCAGAAGCCACGGCAGACTCTGATGACAGCCAGGTACAAATcgcagcagtgccagctgagcTACCTTAAAACAACATCACTGAGAGggatttttgttgctgttttcgGTGGGAGAGCGCTAAGCGCTTGCTCCCGTCTGTGCCCGCAGCAGTGGCCCCGGGGCGGTGTCCGTGTCCCCCGCGGCACACCGACACCTCTCCGGGGGCTCCGCGCCCCCCGGGCCGCTCCCGCCCTCCTCCTCCCGGCCGCCGCGGGCGCTCGATGGCTCCGGGCCCGATtgcacagccctgagcactgGAGAcgccctccatctcctcctgctcctcctcctcccccctccccgccgGCGGGCGGCGGCAGTCGGCACCCGGCGCCCCCAGTGCCGGAGGAGGGCGGGCGGACGGGGCCGAGCCCCGCAGAGCGGCCCCAGGTACCGCGGCCGGGAGGGCAGGGGCGAAGGTCGCCGGACCCGCCGCCGGGGCAGGGGACGCGGGGAACTCCGGCGGCCGCCCGGAGCGGGGCACGGAGCCGGAGGGGATGGCCCCTGAGCGGCGCGGGGGTGGCCCCTGAGCGGCGCGGGGATGGCCCTGGAGCCGAGCGGGGATGGCCCTGGAGCCGAGCGGGGATGGTCCCGGAGCAAAGCGAGGATGGCCCTGGAGCCGAGCGGGGATGGCCCCGGAGCCGAGCGGGGATGGTCCTGGAGCCGAGCGGGGACGGTCCTGGAGCCGAGCGGGGATGGCCCCGGAGCTGAGCGGGGATGGCCCCGGAGCCGAGCGGGGATGGTCCTGGAGCCGAGCGGGGATGGCCCCGGAGCAGAGCGGGGATGGTCCCGGAGCGACGCGGTGCCAGCCCCGTGCTGGCGGGAGGGGATGCCCGGGCTCGGTGCAGCGTGGCGAGCTGTGtgaaggggcagcagggccgAGGGCAGCCCGGAGCTCGCCgcggggctgtgcctgcccgaGGCCTGCGCCTGAAAAGTGCTCTAtcacccccagagctgcctggatGGGTCGGTGGGTGACACAGACAGCCGTCTCTAAAGCCGGCAGCCGGGCGGCTCCCTggctcccccagcccatcctcttcccttcccttccccggGGCTGCGGGGCAGGTCTGGGCCCCCAAGGGGAGCGGAGAGGGATCCTCTCGCCGCGGGAGGGGCGGCAGGCCGGGCGCGGGGCTGGTGGCGCCCGGGGGTCCCGGGGGCCGCGGCAGAGCGGGCGAGCAGGGTGGGCGAGCGGGTGAGTGCCGGGCGGTGCCGAGCCGCGGGTGCGGGGACCGGCTCGGCAGGCAGTTGCGGCGGGGTTGCATGGGGTTGGGGtctgcttttatattttcttatagATCTTCGTAATTAAGGATGTTTGGGGGAGGGATAGCAGTACTGGACATTGTGTTATGCAGAAATATTGCAGGCTTTTGCGGTTTGAATTCCTGGTTGTCCGAATAGGACGAGTAAGTTTACACCAAGTAACTGGTAAAAACCTTGCATGGAGATGTAAAACCTGTAAAGTTGCATTAGTGTTGGCATTTTTGAATGAAGGAAAGAGTAGTAGATGCTGAAAGTTTGGTAAAAACTAAAGTTTATTGAGATATGGGTGGAAGTATGATAGGAGAGGAGGAAGGCTGATAGAAGTTAAGGTGATTTCAGCTTTGTGCTTCTTGGAATGAGACCTGCTATCTTTTGAATTTTGTATTCATTGTTTGTAGTGATTCTTTAAGTCTGGGGTTTGATTTATTAGGATTAAGTGTTTGCAGTTCTGGCCAtgagctgtatttttattttagtctcacatggcagaaatattttccctgtCTTCAGAACAGTCAAGCTATATTGtatgttttggtgttttgctaAATGATGTGTAATATTCTCAACTCCTGTATGAAGTAACAAGATGTCTATCTTCAGAGATGCAGAAGATAGATTACTTCTGATTGTGTGCTTAATGgagtttgtgtttcttttcctggtgGTTTGACACAATGAAACAGAGGTGGGGGGAGGAAGCCAGTTGGATGTTATGCTAAGTCTAGCagtatattttgaaaatttttgctTGATTATTGAACATAGGATTCTTTTATAGTCAGTTAAAATATCTGACTTACTGATTACTTCATGGTGCTGTATCCTAACACATCAAAAACTTTATTATTCAATGCAaatcttctgttttaaaatgcataacATCCTAATGAGAAGGGGTTAGAAACCCCTTctcacaaaaacattttcagattgTGGGATGTTTGTTCTATTCA contains the following coding sequences:
- the DTD2 gene encoding D-aminoacyl-tRNA deacylase 2, whose amino-acid sequence is MFPRPSRPRGLRREPFLVRERRDRPSVWRAMAAARAVLQQSVSARLQVRPPERGAEAQWVEIRRGLVIYICFFKGADEDLIPKIVNTLLNVKLSENEKGEFVSVLDLPGDVLIIPQATLGGKPKGRKMQYHANIEKEKGLELYSQFVSLCEKELAANAKCVEAGVRVKHGTYGNRQVLKLDTNGPYTHLIEF